The Rhodospirillaceae bacterium genome includes a window with the following:
- the sppA gene encoding signal peptide peptidase SppA has product MSLDADIRIDRQTLKRKLAFWRVLAILAVVVGLLVIGGGGLNSMRGPYIARVDVTGIIVDDRDRDAVLRAIAEDDRIKAVIVHIDSPGGTMVGGEAIYSALRDIAEQKPVVAVLGTVAASGGYMTALAADYILARAGTITGSIGVIFQTAEITSLLEKLGIKTTAIKSAPLKASPSPLEKLTPQVRHVTQAMVDDMFSVFVAMVADRRGMGLETARALADGRVYTGRQALARKLVDALGGEGAARKWLEAARGVAPGLAIRDVAIHPEPLPWRQAITEIVGKTVFSERLTLDGLVSLWHP; this is encoded by the coding sequence TTGTCCCTGGATGCTGACATCCGCATCGACCGTCAAACCCTAAAACGCAAGCTCGCGTTCTGGCGTGTGCTTGCCATTCTTGCCGTGGTTGTCGGGCTTTTGGTCATTGGCGGCGGTGGCTTGAATTCGATGCGTGGGCCTTACATCGCCCGCGTTGATGTCACCGGAATTATCGTCGATGATCGCGACCGGGACGCCGTTTTGCGGGCGATTGCAGAAGACGATCGCATCAAGGCCGTGATTGTCCATATCGATAGCCCAGGCGGGACGATGGTCGGCGGGGAGGCAATCTACAGCGCCTTGCGCGACATTGCCGAACAGAAACCCGTCGTCGCTGTCCTTGGTACGGTTGCTGCTTCCGGCGGCTATATGACGGCGCTTGCCGCCGATTACATCCTTGCTCGCGCAGGCACCATCACCGGCTCGATCGGCGTCATTTTCCAGACCGCCGAAATTACGTCTCTGCTGGAGAAGCTGGGCATCAAAACGACGGCGATCAAAAGCGCGCCGCTAAAAGCATCGCCGTCACCCCTCGAAAAACTGACACCGCAGGTGCGACACGTCACTCAGGCCATGGTTGACGACATGTTCAGCGTTTTCGTCGCGATGGTGGCGGATCGCCGCGGCATGGGTCTTGAGACGGCGCGCGCGCTTGCCGATGGGCGGGTCTATACCGGCCGCCAGGCCCTAGCCAGAAAACTGGTGGACGCCCTGGGGGGTGAAGGGGCGGCCCGGAAATGGTTGGAGGCGGCGCGAGGGGTTGCCCCAGGCCTGGCCATTCGCGACGTCGCGATCCATCCTGAACCCCTGCCATGGCGCCAAGCCATCACCGAAATTGTAGGAAAAACGGTTTTTTCTGAAAGGCTTACCCTTGACGGCCTGGTTTCGCTCTGGCACCCTTAA